In the genome of Ferrovibrio terrae, the window ATCCCGATCCGGGCCTGTCGGACGATGGCAAGGAAGCCGCTGTCGATCTGGCACTGGAGATCGAGAAGCTCGGCCCCATGCCGATCTACACCTCGCCGATGGAACGCGCGCGCGAAACCGCATTGCCGCTGGCCAACCGCTGGGGCCTTGTGCCGGAAGTGAGCGCCGCGTTTTCGGAAATCCCGACGCCACCCGAAATCGCCGAACAGGGCATCAAGGCGCGCGGCCCCTGGCTGCAGCAGGTTGCCGGCCAGCGTTACGGCACGCAGCCGCCGATCATCCGCGCTTGGCGCGAAGGCCTGATCGGCATGCTGAAATCCTGCCGCAGCGATACGGTGATCTTCACCCATTTCATGGTGATCAACGCGGCGATGAGCGCAGCGATGAACGATGACCGCATGGTAGTGATCCAGCCTGACTACTGTTCCTGCACCGTGGTCGAGACCACAATGCGCGGCCTGGCAGTGGTTTCGCGCGGCAAGGAAGCCTCCACCAAGGTTTTGTAGGTTCGGGTGTTTCGGGGGCAGCAGCGTATGCATTGTCGTCGCATAACCTCTGTATGCCTTCTTGCGGGAACCGCTTGGCCGGAGCCGGGCGGCCCGGTAGATTGGGCAAGCCTGACGGCCTGAGCA includes:
- a CDS encoding histidine phosphatase family protein, which codes for MSRIYLVRHAKAAARFDEDPDPGLSDDGKEAAVDLALEIEKLGPMPIYTSPMERARETALPLANRWGLVPEVSAAFSEIPTPPEIAEQGIKARGPWLQQVAGQRYGTQPPIIRAWREGLIGMLKSCRSDTVIFTHFMVINAAMSAAMNDDRMVVIQPDYCSCTVVETTMRGLAVVSRGKEASTKVL